From Numenius arquata chromosome 4, bNumArq3.hap1.1, whole genome shotgun sequence, a single genomic window includes:
- the B4GALT6 gene encoding beta-1,4-galactosyltransferase 6: MPLLRKVLRVSNRSMLAFIFFFSFSSSCLYFIYVAPGIANTYLFMVQARGIMLRENVKTIGHMIRLYTNKNTTLNGTDYPEGNNSSDCLAQTTMYLPENFTYSPYQACPEKLPYMRGLIDVNMSEISFDEIEQLFSKDLDIKPGGHWKPKDCKPRWKVAILIPFRNRHEHLPIFFRHLIPMLQKQRLEFAFYVVEQTGTQPFNRAMLFNVGFKEAMKDDVWDCIIFHDVDHLPENDRNYYGCGEMPRHFAAKLDKYMYILPYNEFFGGVSGLTVEQFKKINGFPNAFWGWGGEDDDLWNRVHYAGYNVTRPEGDLGKYKSIPHHHRGEVQFLGRYKLLRYSRERQYIDGLNNLIYIPKILVSRLYKNITVNLVPELAPVRDY; the protein is encoded by the exons CAAACACGTATCTCTTCATGGTGCAAGCTCGTGGTATAATGTTGagagaaaatgtaaaaacaaTAGGACACATGATCAGATTGTACACTAACAAAAACACTACACTGAATGGCACAG ATTATCCTGAAGGAAACAATTCTAGTGACTGCCTTGCTCAAACAACAATGTATCTTCCAGAAAACTTCACTTACTCTCCCTACCAggcttgtccagagaagctgcctTACATGA GAGGCCTTATTGATGTCAATATGAGTGAAATTAGTTTTGATGAAATTGAGCAACTGTTTTCAAAAGATTTAGATATTAAACCAGGAGGACACTGGAAACCAAAAGACTGTAAGCCGCGATGGAAG GTGGCCATCCTTATTCCTTTTCGGAATCGCCATGAGCATCTTCCAATTTTTTTCCGTCATCTgatacctatgttgcagaagcAGCGGCTGGAATTTGCCTTCTATGTTGTTGAACAG acAGGTACACAACCTTTTAATCGTGCAATGCTCTTTAATGTTGGCTTCAAAGAGGCTATGAAAGATGATGTCTGGGACTGCATAATATTTCATGATGTGGATCACTTACCTGAAAATGACCGAAATTATTATGGATGTGGAGAAATGCCACGCCATTTTGCAGCAAAGCTCGACAAATACATGTACAT tcttccaTACAATGAGTTCTTCGGTGGTGTAAGTGGCCTGACAGTGGAACAATTCAAGAAAATCAATGGGTTTCCAAATGCCTTTTGGGGATGGGGCGGAGAAGATGATGATCTTTGGAACAG AGTTCACTATGCTGGATACAATGTAACAAGACCAGAGGGAGATTTAGGGAAGTACAAATCCATTCCTCATCATCACAGAGGTGAAGTCCAGTTTTTAGGACG ATATAAACTTCTGAGGTATTCCAGAGAGCGTCAGTATATTGATGGGTTGAACAATTTAATATATATTCCTAAAATACTTGTCAGTAGATTGTATAAAAACATAACTGTTAATCTTGTACCAGAACTTGCTCCTGTTAGAGACTATTGA
- the TTR gene encoding transthyretin isoform X1 — protein MAFHSVFLVFLAGLAFFSEAAPPVSDSADSKHPLFIKILDSVRGSPAQNVPVKLYKEAADGSWELLNSKQTNDNGEFHELTTREQFVAGMYKIELDTASYWKRLGLNPFHHHADVVFTANDAGYRHYIIAVVLSPFSYSTTAVVSEPVE, from the exons ATGGcttttcattctgtatttctcGTTTTCCTAGCTGGCCTGGCATTTTTCTCCGAAGCTGCACCACCGGTAAGT GACTCTGCTGACTCCAAGCATCCTCTTTTTATAAAAATTCTGGATTCAGTCCGAGGAAGTCCAGCTCAAAATGTTCCAGTTAAGTTATATAAGGAAGCTGCAGACGGATCTTGGGAACTGTTAAATTCAAA ACAAACCAATGATAATGGAGAGTTCCACGAGCTCACAACTAGAGAACAATTTGTCGCAGGGATGTACAAGATTGAGCTTGACACAGCCTCGTACTGGAAGAGACTGGGCTTGAACCCCTTCCATCACCATGCTGAT gtggtTTTCACAGCTAATGATGCTGGTTATCGACATTACATCATTGCTGTTGTCCTCAGTCCCTTTTCTTACTCAACTACAGCAGTAGTGAGTGAGCCAGTGGAATAG
- the TTR gene encoding transthyretin isoform X2, which yields MAFHSVFLVFLAGLAFFSEAAPPDSADSKHPLFIKILDSVRGSPAQNVPVKLYKEAADGSWELLNSKQTNDNGEFHELTTREQFVAGMYKIELDTASYWKRLGLNPFHHHADVVFTANDAGYRHYIIAVVLSPFSYSTTAVVSEPVE from the exons ATGGcttttcattctgtatttctcGTTTTCCTAGCTGGCCTGGCATTTTTCTCCGAAGCTGCACCACCG GACTCTGCTGACTCCAAGCATCCTCTTTTTATAAAAATTCTGGATTCAGTCCGAGGAAGTCCAGCTCAAAATGTTCCAGTTAAGTTATATAAGGAAGCTGCAGACGGATCTTGGGAACTGTTAAATTCAAA ACAAACCAATGATAATGGAGAGTTCCACGAGCTCACAACTAGAGAACAATTTGTCGCAGGGATGTACAAGATTGAGCTTGACACAGCCTCGTACTGGAAGAGACTGGGCTTGAACCCCTTCCATCACCATGCTGAT gtggtTTTCACAGCTAATGATGCTGGTTATCGACATTACATCATTGCTGTTGTCCTCAGTCCCTTTTCTTACTCAACTACAGCAGTAGTGAGTGAGCCAGTGGAATAG